tggtaaagaaagcttttggtatgctagcctttataaatcagagcattgagtatagaagctgggatgtaatgttaaaattgtacaaggcattggtgagaccaaatctggagtatggtgtacaattttggtcgcccaattataggaaggatgtcaacaaaatagagtacagaggagatttactagaatgttgcctgggtttcaacaactaagttacagagataggttgaataagttaggtctttattctctggagcgcagaaggttaagggggggacctgatagaggtctttaaaatgatgagagggatagacagagttgatgtggacaagcttttccctttgagaatagggaagattcaaacaagaggacatgacttcagaattaagggacagaagtttaggggtaatatgagggggaacttctttacgcagagagtggtggcggtgtggaatgagctcccagtggaagtggtggaggcaggttcgttggtatcatttaaaaataaattggataggcatatggatgagaagggaatggagggttatggtacgagtgcaggcaggtgggactaaggggaaaaaaatttgttcggcatggacttgtagggccgagatggcctgtttccgtgctgtaattgttatatgttatatggttatttgaaaGCTGGTGGTAAGCTAAATACCATTGTATATTTTCGTTTGTGTAAGCATTTGGAGAAACAGGGGGTAGAGTttggttttgtgtaggaaggaactgcagatgctggtttaaatcgaagataagacacaaaatgctggagcaactcagcgggacaggcagcatctctggagcgaaggaatgggttagagttgagtttattgtcatgtgtaacgaggtacagtgaaaaggttttgttacatgctaaccagtcggcggaaagacaaatacatgatttcaatcgagtcgtccacaatgtacagacacatgataatgggaataacatgaataacgtttagtgcaaggtaaagtccgatcaaggaaagtccgagggtctccaatgaggtagatagtagttcaggaccgctctctggttgtggtaggatggttcagttgcctgataacagcggggaagaaactgtctctgaatctggaggtgtgtgtgagtgtgcgttcgttttcacacttctgtacctcttgcccgatgggagagggaagagggaagagggagagacggttcaccagactgattcctgggatgtcaggactgtcttatgacgaaagactggatagacttggtttatactctctagaatttaggagattgagaggggatcctatagaaacttacaaaattcttaaggggttggacaggctagatgcaggaagattgttcccgatgttggggaagtccaggacaaggggccacagcttaaggatgagggggaaatcctttaaaaccgagaagagaagaacttttttcacacagagagtggtgaatctctggaactctctgccacagagggtagttgaggccacagttcattggctatatttaagagggagttagatgtggcccttgtggctaaggggatcaggggagtatggagagaaggcaggtacgggatactgagttggatgatcagccatgatcatattgaatggcggtgcaggctcgaagggccgaatggtctactcctgcaactaatttctatgtttctatgtggccgggggtgagactggtccttgatgatgctgctggccttgtcgaggcagcgtgaggtgtagatggagtcgacctcattgaaactttcagaataatgaaaggcatggatgtagtggatgtggagaggatgtttccactggtgggagagtctaggaccagaggtcacagctgcaatagacaataggtgcaggagtagaggccattcgacccttggagccagcactaccattcacagCAAtcttggttgatcatccccaatcagtaccccgttcctgccttctccccatatcccctgacttttaagagccctatctagctctctcatgaaagcatccagagaaccggcctccatctgaggcagagaattccacagactcacagctctctgtgagaaaaagtgtttccttgtctccgttctaaatggcttaccccttattcttaaactgtgtgtgtgtggcccctggttctggatgttCGGGAACATAAAATGAAAGGGcaatcttttaggaaggagatgaggaggaatttctttagccagagggtggtgaatctgtggaattcttcgccacacagacggctgaggaggccacaagtcagtggttattcttaaggcagagatagacagattcttgattagaacgggaggcaagtgttatggggagaaggcaggagaatgggattaggaggcagagatcagccatgatttaacggcggagtggatgggccgaatggcctgattctactcctataacctgtgaaccaggcacaaagtgctggggtaactcagcgggtcaggcagattattgccatagacggagtgcagagacggttcaccagactgattcctgggatgtcaggactgccttatgaagaaagactggatagacttggtttatactctctagaatttaggagattgagaggggatcttatagaaacttacaaaattcttaaggggttggacaggctagatgcaggaagattgttcccgatgttggggaagtccaggacaaggggtcacagcttaaggataagggggaaatcctttaaaaaccgagatgagaagaacttttttttcacacagagagtggtgaatctctggaactctctgccgcagagggtagttgaggccacagttcattggctatatttaagagggagttagatgtggcccttgtggctaaggggatcagatggtatggagagaaggcaggtacgggatactgagttggatgatcagccatgatcatattgaatggcgaatggtgcaggctcgaagggccgaatggcctctactcctgcacctaatttctatgtttctatctattggctatatttaagagggagttagatgtggcccttgcggctaaggggatcaggaggtatggagagaaggcagggatgggatactgagttggatgatcagccatgatcatattgaatggcggtgcaggctcgaagggccgaatgccctattcctgcacctaatttctatgtttctatgtttctaggcagcatctctggagaaaaggaataggtgacgttttgggtggagatacttcttcggactgatagtCAGGTTGAGGGGCTGTGGTTgtcgatgatgctgctggccttgccgaggcagcgtgaggtgtggcACCATTTCCCGCCGTTGTTGCTCCCCGTGTCTCGCTCCGCCCCTCACAGGGCCATGGCCGCCCAGCCGACGATCAGCAGGGTCCCGCCGAGCGGCGCGGCCTTGGTGAGGGTGGGGTCGGCGGTGATGGCCTGGTAGTAGAGGGAGCCGCAGAACATGGCCATCCCGGAGGTCAGCAAGGTGCCAGCCTGcagacacacaacacaacacacaacggACACGTCAACGGCCATCCGGTGCCTGTGGTGACCGCGGCAGGGCCAGGCCGGGCGGGGAGCGATGACCGTCACAGTGGGAGGGGGCGTGggtgagtgaagggggggggggggatgaatttGAGGTGAGTGAAGAGAAGAGGGGCATAGGTGAAGGGGAGGGCATAGGTGAAGGGGAGGGGCATAGGGGCGTGTGAGGGGGGCATAGGTGAGTTAGAGGGGGGCATAGGTGAATGAGGGGGGCtgtagtgagtgaggggggggtgcataggtgagggggggggggcataggtGAATGAGGGGGGCTgtaggtgagtggggggggtgcataggtgagggggaggggcataGGTGAATGAGGGGGGGCataggtgagtgaggggggggcatTGGCGAGGGGCATTAGAGTTTATAATTCTGgctgctaggctgtaggggggatgcatttttgcttatttttttagatttttaattgttagttattggtctttttaattatttattgctctcaggtattgtcatttctgtctgcgttcgttttgaatgtgtgggtttgttggttggggacttctggacatctgaatttccccgagGGGatcaattatttattattattattattattattattaaagttttCACACGAtcgtaaaataaaaaaataaaaatcgggaAAGACAAACTCAAACTCGTACCAGCAGGGGTTTGCGGCAATGTGGGACTCCCAGAAGAGCCAAACTGTGCAGGAAGTGATACTTGTTGGCAGTTTCGAACAGCTGTGAGAGAAGAGAGGTGTTAGTGCATCAGATTTATTAAATTATCATTATCAGCAGTCACCCGAAACTGTCGTCTTTTTGGGGAGGAGCGActgtgtttaacgtggggagactggcgcACAGAGCCAGTGACAGCTCTGAGACCCGTTTCccttgcagccttcatccgccttcccagccgctgtgacgctccactaaggtcagccatcgtcctccgcctgttccaccgttgaggtctcggTTGGATTGCTGTAAAATTGCTGCTCACTATATcataaaagtcaagtcaagtcaagtttatttgtcacatacacatacgagatgtgcagtgaaatgacagTCTTAAGACAAATAAAAGTTTACAAAAATGCTGTTACTTTTCACTACATTAtagattcacacacacagatggaGACAACAGGGGCAgcccattacatagaaacatagaaaataggtgcaggagtagaggccattcggcccattcaatatgatcacggctgatcatccaactcagtatcccatacctgccttctctccataccccctgatccctttagccacaagggccacatctaactccctcttaaatatagtcaatgaactgtgtggcctcaactaccttctgtggcagagaattccacagattcaccactctctgcgtgtgaaaaatgtttttctcatctcggtcggtcctgaaggatttcccccttatccttaaactgtgtgtgacccccttgtcctggacttccccaacatcgggaacaatcttcctgcatccagcctgtccaaccccttaagtaaaTGAAAAGTGACATCAAACCTCGTTACGATactatagaactttattcatccccggagggaaatgggTACCATAAAATGGCAacaagtcacaacacacaaggtacacaaagaaCTGAcattaaaatcaaattaaaagtgaaaaaggaaaaagggaaaagtaCAGCCGTACTAATTAACAACCTGTTAATCACCATctgaaaaaatatccactgacttgtggcctccacagccttgtgcagcaaagaattccacagattcaccgccctctggctaaagaaattcctcctcatctcctttctaaaaggaatgttcttttattctgaggctgtgccctctggtcctagactttcccactagtggaaacatcctctctacatccactctatccaggcctttcactattccgtaagtttcaatgagctcccccctcatccatctaaactccagcgcgtacaggcccagtgccggcaaacgtgcatcatatgttaacccactcattcccgggatTAAATTAAAAAAGACCGTACTAATACGAAGGAGAGCTCGGCAAGGAAAGACCAACAGTGGCCTCTGCTGGTAGATGGGTACACTGTTTggtttgattttagtttagagatacagcgcggaaacaggccctttgacccaccaagtccactccgaccagcgatccccgcacactaacactatcctacacacactaaggacaattttacatttacaccaagccaattaacctataaacaagCACGCCTTTAGAGAGTGAGAGGAAGCCGAGGATttcggagaaacatagaaacatagaaattaggtgcaggagtaggacattcggcccttcgagcctgcaccgccattcaatatgatcatggctgatcatccaactcagtatcccgtacctgccttctctccataccccctgatccccttagccacaagggccacatctaactccctcttaaaaatagccaatgaactgtggcctcaactaccctctgtggcagagttccagagattcaccactctctgtgtgaaaaaagttcttctcatcgcggttttaaaggatttcccccttatccttaagctgtgaccccttgtcctggacttccccaacatcgggagcaatcttcctgcatctagcctgtccaaccccttaagaattttgtaagtttctataagatctttatctcaatctcctaaatttgagagagtataaaccaagtctatccagtctttcttcataagacagtcctgacatcccaggaatcagtctggtgaaccgtctctgcactccctctatggcaataatgtccttcctcagatttggagaaaacccacgcaggtcacggggagagcgtgcaaactccgtacgggcagcatccatagtcgggattgaacccgggtcgctagactgtccctagtgcaggatggtgttaatgtgcggggatcgatggtcggtgcggactcggtggtctgaagagGAATTTTGGGCCTGAATATCTGAGGATGCGCTGGGTGTTGGAGAGGATTAaggttaaatctctccctgcaccggagttgcggggttgaagagctcctggagcggggcctgacatcaccaccccgcgcggcttggaatggccgcgggactctgcgagcgcacgccgggggctctaacagcaagacccggtgtgcgacctcgcaccacccggcgtggctttaatggccgcgggacaatcgccatcgccagccgggggctttgactttgactctgacatcggggggggagagtgcagtggagagataagtgtttttggccttccatcacagcgatgtgatggatgtttatgtaaattatgttgtgtcttgggtctatgtgtttgtaatgtatggctgcagaaacggcatttcgtttggacctcaaggggtccaaatgacaattaaatgtatcttgtatcttgtatccagGGGAGGgttacgagaataatcccaggaatgagtgcgtTAACGTATGCTGtgcttttgacggcactgggcctgtactcgctggagtttagaaggatgaggggagagggcacacctcattgaaacttacggaatagtgaaaggcccggatagagtggatgtggagaggatgtttccactagtgggagagccgaaGAAcaaagaataaaaggacgtgcatttacggaaaggagacgaggaggaattttcttagccagagggtggaattctttgccacagacggcagtggaggccaattcattgggtatttttaaagccgagATAGACTAGTTTTAGAGTAGTGTGgggctacagggagaaggcaggagaatggggttgagagggaaagatagatcagtcgtgattgaatggcagtcgagtcgatgggccgaatggtctaatgctGCTCTtatgatttatattttaaaacagCTAAGAATATACTATatgatgttatttttttttggcTGAGAGTGAAAAGTGTCCGGAGTTAATCAGAGGTGTTAataggtagacaatagacaataggtgcaggagtaggccattcggcccttcgagccagcaccgccattcaatgcgatcacggctgatcatccccaatcagtaccccgttcctgccttctccccatatcccctgactctgctatctttaagagccctatctagctctctcttgaaagcatccagagaaccggcctccaccgcactctgtgaggcagagaattccacagactcaccactctctgtgagaaaaagcgtttcctcgtctcagttcaaatggcttaccccttattcttaaactgtgtgtgtgtgtgtgtgtgtgtgtgtcccctggttctggactcccccaacatcgggaacatgtttcctgcctctagcatgtccaagccatTAACGAGTTAATGTGTTACCTTGAAGCCAATTCCAGTTTTTCTAATCTAGCTgactgcagacattggactttgtctctggaactgtcgaCTGACCTCAGTCAGGAGAACGACAacaaaacagagacagcagcagcgctgTAGCTTGGCGCTAACCCGGAGCACGAGCCCATTTTTTGGgcaggcacctacggatgtcaaaccggatggcatcacccttctgctgcctcaaacggaTGAacgcttggttcttggttctccaaaaccattccaaatggaatttaaactggaggtggtacctcatggtggtaccccatctcccccctccccctccacaactctcctcccctccccacccctccctccccctctccatctctctctcccctacccctctccctctacccatccctctctcccccccctcccccccctcccccacctactccccccctcccctctcctctctcctccccccccccacccctctctatctcccccactcctcacccctctctcctcccacccctccctctctccccccccccccccccccctctctctcccacccccccccctcctcccctccccccacccctctctatcctcccctctccatctcctcctcactcctactcctcccaccccccatccctcttcctcccaacccccctcccccccctctctccctccccccccatccctctctcctcccctcccccagccctctccactcctcctcctcaccccctcctcccctctcctcccacccccatcccccaacccccaaccccccaaccctctctctcgtctcgtctccctctcctccctccccccccctctcctccccctccccctctcctcccacccctaccctctcctcccaccccatccctctctccctccccacccccctctccccctactcctcccacccccatccctctcccaccccccctctcccccacccctctctcgtcccctcccccccccctctctccatcaccctctcctcacccctctaaccccccaaccctctctctcccctcccctctctacccccaacccccatccctctctcctccccctctccatctccctctcctcacccctctccctcctccccctaccacccccatccctctctaccccacccccatccctctctctccccacgctgagggaatggagcggctgggcttgtacactctggagtttagacggatgagaggggatcttattgaaacatacaagattattaagggtttggacacgctagaggcaggaaacatgttctcgatgttgggggagtccagaaccaggggccacacacacacacacagtttaagaattaggggcaagccatttagaacagagacgaggaaacacttttcctcgcagagagagttgtgagtcggtgtacctcgggcaaaaggtatcgcagtataaggagcagaacggccaggttttgcaccAGCTTcatcccccgagccatcagattcttgaattccatataatgtgccaccactattatctattttatcctttttatccctttgttattttatgttgcacggtgagccagatgcaatgaaatttcgttcagacttgcatttgttggtgtatttttgaataataataataataataatcttatttatatagcacatttttagtcaacttgcattgaccccaaagtgcttcacataattacattacatttacacacaggcaaaggtgggtgaagtgtcttgccccaaggacacaacgacagtatgcactccaagcgggattcgaaccggctaccttccggtcgccagccgaacacttagcccattgtgccatctgtggtCCCACTCTATTATCGTTGAATGATAATAGtcttttattgatt
The Leucoraja erinacea ecotype New England unplaced genomic scaffold, Leri_hhj_1 Leri_1108S, whole genome shotgun sequence DNA segment above includes these coding regions:
- the tmem256 gene encoding transmembrane protein 256, with the translated sequence MASGTFKRLAGLSGALAVGLGAYGAHGFRRSDRDEYLKELFETANKYHFLHSLALLGVPHCRKPLLAGTLLTSGMAMFCGSLYYQAITADPTLTKAAPLGGTLLIVGWAAMAL